In Panicum virgatum strain AP13 chromosome 4N, P.virgatum_v5, whole genome shotgun sequence, a single window of DNA contains:
- the LOC120668469 gene encoding cytochrome P450 77A3-like has protein sequence MDVNNVLLVVLAAALAAMWWRRCSKTGGADGLPPGPPGWPVVGNLFQVILQRRPFMYVVRDLREKYGPIFTMRMGQRTLVVVTSADLIHEALVKQGPMFASRPEDSPTRLLFSVGKCTVNSAPYGPLWRALRRNFVAEIVSPHRVKAFSWIREWAVNAHLRRLRAESAAAGAVRVMASCRLTICSILICICFGAKVPDDLIREIEEVLKDVMMMTMPKLPDFLPLLTPLFRKQLAEARRLRRRQLDCLVPLVRARREFLRDGGTRKAAAAGVEMMSGPGEAYVDSLFDLEPPGRGKRLGEEELVTLCSEVMSAGTDTSATALEWAMMHLVLDPAAQERLYDEVVGKVGKTARITEADVEAMPYLQAVVKETFRRHPPSHFVLSHAATRDTELGRYRVPADASVEFYTAWVTENPATWPDPAAWRPERFLDGGEGFDTDITGTRALRMMPFGAGRRICPAATLGVLHIQLMLANMVREFRWVPPAGEGPPDPTETFAFTVVMKNSLRAAIVERAPAAAATA, from the exons ATGGACGTGAACAAcgtgctgctggtggtgctggcggcggcgctggcggccatgtggtggcggcggtgctccaagaccggcggcgcggacggcctCCCGCCGGGGCCGCCGGGGTGGCCGGTGGTGGGCAACCTCTTCCAGGTGATCCTGCAGCGGCGGCCCTTCATGTACGTGGTGCGCGACCTGCGCGAGAAGTACGGGCCCATCTTCACCATGCGCATGGGGCAGCGCACCCTCGTCGTGGTCACCTCCGCGGACCTCATCCACGAGGCGCTCGTCAAGCAGGGCCCCATGTTCGCCAGCCGCCCCGAGGACAGCCCCACCCGCCTCCTCTTCAGCGTCGGCAAGTGCACCGTCAACTCCGCGCCCTACGGCCCGCTCTGGCGCGCGCTCCGCCGCAACTTCGTCGCCGAGATCGTGTCGCCGCACCGGGTCAAGGCCTTCTCCTGGATCCGGGAGTGGGCCGTCAACGCccacctgcgccgcctccgcgccgagtccgccgccgccggcgccgtgcgcgTGATGGCCAGCTGCCGCCTCACCATCTGCAGCATCCTCATCTGCATCTGCTTCGGCGCCAAGGTCCCCGACGACCTCATCCGGGAGATCGAGGAGGTGCTCAAGGACGTCATGATGATGACCATGCCCAAGCTCCCGGACTTCTTGCCGCTCCTCACGCCGCTCTTCAGGAAGCAGCTCGCCGAggcccgccgcctgcgccgccgccagctcgaCTGCCTCGTGCCGCTCGTGCGCGCGCGCAGGGAGTTCCTCCGCGACGGCGGCACCaggaaggcggcggccgccggcgtcgagATGATGAGCGGGCCCGGCGAGGCGTACGTGGACTCGCTCTTCGACCTCGAGCCGCCCGGCCGCGGGAAGCGCCtcggcgaggaggagctcgtcaCGCTCTGCTCCGAGGTCATGAGCGCCGGCACCGACACCAGTGCCACCGCGCTCGAGTGGGCCATGATGCACCTCGTCCTCGACCCCGCCGCCCAGGAGCGACTCTACGACGAGGTCGTCGGCAAGGTCGGCAAGACCGCCCGGATCACCGAGGCCGACGTCGAGGCCATGCCCTACCTGCAG GCGGTGGTGAAGGAGACGTTCCGGCGGCACCCGCCGAGCCACTTCGTGCTGTCCCACGCGGCGACGCGGGACACGGAGCTGGGCCGCTACCGCGTGCCGGCGGACGCCAGCGTGGAGTTCTACACGGCGTGGGTGACGGAGAACCCGGCGACGTGGCCGGacccggcggcgtggcgccccGAGCGGttcctcgacggcggcgagggcttcGACACCGACATCACCGGCACCCGCGCGCTCCGCATGATGCCcttcggcgccggccgccgcatctGCCCCGCCGCCACGCTCGGCGTGCTCCACATCCAGCTCATGCTCGCCAACATGGTGCGCGAGTTCCGGTGGGTGCCCCCCGCCGGCGAGGGCCCGCCGGACCCCACCGAGACCTTCGCCTTCACCGTCGTCATGAAGAACTCGCTCCGCGCCGCCATCGTCGAgcgggcgccggccgcggcggcgacggcgtaa
- the LOC120668470 gene encoding uncharacterized protein LOC120668470 isoform X1, whose product MSEERPVPRRESPWGLPEGDTRQPKAHRCNDRAEDVVQSAFEGNPFKTVPGPFKLFWQCMRSKPGEEPTEPYTYLQLDPPRRVEVNLEQTASES is encoded by the exons ATGAGCGAAGAGAGGCCGGTGCCGCGGAGGGAAAGCCCGTGGGGTTTGCCGGAGGGCGACACGAGGCAGCCCAAGGCGCACCGCTGCAACGACCGCGCCGAGGACGTCGTCCAG TCTGCCTTTGAAGGGAACCCATTCAAGACAGTTCCGGGTCCATTCAAGCTCTTCTGGCAGTGCATGCGATCAAAACCTGG GGAGGAACCAACCGAACCCTATACTTACCTGCAGCTGGATCCTCCGAGAAGGGTGGAAGTCAATCTGGAACAAACAGCATCCGAATCTTGA
- the LOC120668470 gene encoding uncharacterized protein LOC120668470 isoform X2 — protein MSEERPVPRRESPWGLPEGDTRQPKAHRCNDRAEDVVQSAFEGNPFKTVPGPFKLFWQCMRSKPGRISTSNCGDGP, from the exons ATGAGCGAAGAGAGGCCGGTGCCGCGGAGGGAAAGCCCGTGGGGTTTGCCGGAGGGCGACACGAGGCAGCCCAAGGCGCACCGCTGCAACGACCGCGCCGAGGACGTCGTCCAG TCTGCCTTTGAAGGGAACCCATTCAAGACAGTTCCGGGTCCATTCAAGCTCTTCTGGCAGTGCATGCGATCAAAACCTGG GAGGATATCAACTAGTAACTGCGGAGATGGCCCATGA
- the LOC120668468 gene encoding glutamate receptor 3.5-like: MGAAQLVAWFLAFAAAAGVVSAAGARPSEVAVGALFTYDSTIGHAARLAIELAVDDVNADGTVLSGTKLSLKSRDTNCSAFIGTVEALQLMEENVVAVIGPQSSGIGHVISHVANELHIPLLSFAATDPTLSALEYPYFLRTTISDYFQMNAVASIVDYYQWKRVTAIYVDDDYGRGGVSALGDALASKRAMISYKAAIPPNSNSDVISDILFTANMMESRVMVVHVNPDTGMRIFSAANELRMMATGYVWIVTDWLAAVLDSSASRDLKDMSHIRGLIVLRQHTPESDVKNEFISKWNTVAHNRSITSGLNSYSFYAYDSVWTVARAIDQFLNSGQQINFSTDPKLHDSNGSTLRLSTLKIFDGGEQMLQQLLLTNFTGVTGPVQFGSDGHLVRPAYDILNVGGSGYRLIGYWSNHSGLSVAAPEILYQKPPNTSAQQLYNVLWPGDSTTTPKGWVFRNNGKALRVGVPNKASFKDLVSSRGPGNVTGYCIDVFNAAIKLLPYPTPVQFVTIGDGTKNPSYIGIVQMVAANILDAAVGDFAIVRNGTAISEYTQPYVEAGLVIVAPVKQINPSAWAFLKPFTLEMWCVTGALFILVGIVVWLLEHRINEEFRGSPRQQVITIFWFSFSTMFTSHRENVLSTLGRFVLIIWLFVVLIINSSYTASLTSILTVQQLDTGITGLDSLISSSLPIGYQNGKFTKKYLIQELNIPVSRLVALNTIQEYADALNRGPKYGGVAAIVDEKPYIDIFLSYYCNFRIVGQQFTREGWGFAFQRDSPLAADMSTAILQLSESGQLQRIHDEWFTRPECASDDESQVGATRLGVGSFSGLFLMCALTCIFALVVFFIRICWQYNQYSSSEAASEPSAPDADAIQRRPSGRSFKELLQFVDKKEEEIRMKMKRRSSDKDNQAAGSSDALSVTSAY, encoded by the exons ATGGGCGCGGCTCAGCTGGTGGCTTGGTTCTTggcgttcgccgccgccgcgggggtggtgtcggcggcgggggcgcggccgAGCGAGGTGGCCGTGGGCGCCCTCTTCACGTACGACTCCACTATTGGCcacgcggcgcggctcgccatcgagctcgccgtcgacgacgtcAACGCGGACGGCACGGTGCTCTCGGGGACGAAACTCAGTCTGAAGAGCCGCGACACCAACTGCAGCGCCTTTATTGGGACCGTCGAAG CATTGCAGCTTATGGAGGAAAATGTGGTTGCGGTGATTGGGCCGCAATCCTCAGGGATAGGCCATGTAATCTCTCATGTTGCTAATGAGCTACACATTCCTCTTCTGTCATTTGCGGCCACAGATCCAACTCTTTCTGCATTAGAGTATCCCTACTTCTTAAGAACAACAATAAGTGACTACTTCCAAATGAATGCTGTTGCTAGCATTGTTGATTACTATCAATGGAAAAGGGTGACTGCTATATATGTCGATGATGATTATGGGCGAGGTGGTGTGTCCGCCCTTGGTGATGCACTTGCATCTAAAAGGGCAATGATTTCATATAAAGCAGCTATTCCtccaaattcaaattcagaCGTGATAAGTGATATACTGTTTACAGCAAACATGATGGAATCGAGGGTCATGGTTGTGCATGTCAATCCTGACACCGGGATGAGAATATTTTCTGCAGCTAACGAGCTCCGGATGATGGCCACTGGTTATGTCTGGATAGTAACTGATTGGCTAGCTGCTGTCCTTGATTCCTCGGCGTCTAGAGATCTTAAAGATATGAGTCATATTCGGGGACTAATTGTTCTTCGTCAGCACACTCCTGAATCTGATGTCAAGAATGAGTTCATATCCAAATGGAATACTGTGGCTCATAACAGAAGTATTACTTCTGGCTTGAACTCATACAGCTTTTATGCTTATGACAGTGTTTGGACTGTTGCTCGTGCAATCGATCAATTCCTCAACAGTGGGCAACAGATCAACTTCTCAACAGATCCCAAGTTGCACGATTCAAATGGCAGCACTTTGCGTCTATCAACTCTCAAGATATTTGATGGTGGTGAGCAGATGCTACAGCAACTTCTACTCACAAACTTTACAGGTGTGACAGGTCCAGTCCAGTTTGGTTCAGACGGCCATTTAGTACGCCCAGCGTATGATATACTTAATGTTGGTGGTTCTGGCTACCGCTTGATTGGCTATTGGTCTAACCATTCTGGCCTTTCTGTTGCTGCTCCAGAAATTTTGTATCAGAAGCCACCAAATACAAGTGCCCAGCAGCTGTACAATGTGCTATGGCCCGGTGACTCCACAACTACGCCTAAGGGTTGGGTATTCCGAAACAATGGCAAGGCTCTGAGAGTTGGGGTTCCTAATAAAGCAAGCTTTAAGGATTTAGTGTCAAGCAGAGGCCCTGGTAATGTGACGGGTTATTGCATTGATGTATTCAACGCGGCAATTAAACTGCTCCCTTACCCAACTCCTGTCCAATTTGTTACTATTGGGGATGGCACAAAGAACCCAAGCTATATTGGCATCGTTCAAATGGTTGCTGCCAAT aTCCTTGATGCAGCTGTAGGTGACTTTGCTATAGTGAGAAATGGAACAGCGATTTCAGAATATACACAGCCTTATGTTGAGGCAGGGCTCGTGATAGTAGCGCCGGTGAAACAAATAAATCCAAGTGCCTGGGCTTTCCTTAAACCCTTCACATTGGAGATGTGGTGTGTCACAGGTGCTCTTTTTATCTTGGTGGGGATAGTAGTTTGGCTTCTtgaacatcggattaatgaGGAGTTTCGAGGCTCTCCACGGCAACAAGTTATAACAATATTCTG GTTCAGCTTCTCAACAATGTTCACCTCACACA GAGAAAACGTCTTAAGCACGCTTGGGCGGTTCGTGTTGATAATATGGTTATTTGTTGTGCTGATAATCAATTCAAGTTATACTGCTAGCTTGACGTCAATCCTCACAGTCCAACAGCTCGACACAGGAATTACAGGGCTTGATAGTTTGATTTCCAGTTCTTTACCTATTGGATACCAGAATGGAAAATTTACCAAAAAGTACCTGATTCAAGAACTCAATATTCCAGTGTCTCGATTGGTAGCACTAAATACGATCCAGGAATATGCTGATGCCCTCAACCGTGGACCAAAATACGGCGGTGTTGCCGCGATTGTGGATGAGAAGCCGTATATTGATATCTTCCTGTCATACTACTGCAACTTCAGAATAGTGGGACAGCAATTCACAAGGGAAGGATGGGGCTTT GCATTCCAGAGGGACTCCCCTCTTGCTGCAGACATGTCGACAGCCATACTTCAACTTTCAGAGAGTGGCCAACTTCAGAGAATTCATGACGAGTGGTTCACGCGGCCTGAGTGCGCCTCTGATGATGAGAGCCAGGTGGGAGCAACCAGGCTTGGCGTCGGAAGCTTTTCAGGCCTTTTCCTCATGTGTGCCCTGACATGTATCTTCGCTCTTGTGGTGTTCTTCATACGGATCTGCTGGCAATACAACCAGTACTCCAGTTCTGAAGCTGCCAGTGAGCCCAGTGCACCCGATGCTGATGCTATCCAGCGGAGGCCATCAGGCCGCAGCTTCAAAGAGCTGTTACAGTTTGTCGACAAGAAGGAGGAAGAAATCCGGATGAAGATGAAACGAAGATCAAGCGACAAAGATAACCAAGCTGCAGGTTCCTCAGATGCGCTGTCAGTGACTTCAGCATACTAA